A region of the Acidobacteriota bacterium genome:
CGGTAGAGGTCGGTCAGCACCGGCCGGCCGGTCTCCAGGTCGACGTGCGTGGCCCAGTTGACGTAGACGTAGGGGTGCGCGGCGATGAGCGAGCAGTCGGTGCGGTCGACGGTGTACAGGAAGCCGTTCTTGTTGGCCTGGATCATCACCTTGCGCATCTCGCCGTCGACCTCGATCTCGGCCAGCACCTGCTCGTCGATGCCGTCCACGTCGTACACGTCGTTGGGGGTGTACTGGTAGTAGCAGTGGATCTCGCCCGTCTTCGGGCGGATGGCGAGCACCGTCGACGCGTAGAGGCTGTCGAGCCCGCCGCGCGTCGCCGGGTCGTAGGGCTCGGCGTTGCCGGTCCCCCAGTAGACGAGGTCGAGCTCGGGATCGTACGAGCCGGTCCGCCACGTGGGCGCCCCGCCGTACAGGTACGCGTCGCTGTCGGCGGGCCACGTCTCGTGGCCGGGCTCGCCGGGGCCGGGAATCGTGTAGCGGCGCCACAGCTTCTCGCCGGTGGCGGGGTCCCAGCCGTCCAGGAAGCCGCGGGTAGTGGACTCGCCGCCGGACATCCCCGAGATGAGGACCCCGTTGGCCACCATCGGGGCGCCGGTCGCGTAGTAGCCCTCCGCCCCGTCGGCGAACTTCTGGTTCCACAGCTCCTCGCCGGTCTCCATGTCGAGGGCGAGCACGTGGTTGTCGACGGTCACCCGGAACAGCCGGCCCTCGTAGATGACCGGGCCGCCCCGGTTGAAGCTGCTGCGCCGCCGCGCCCCCTCCTCGAGGACGACCGGCGTGCGCCAGATCTGGCGGCCCGTCTCCAGGTCGATGGCGAAGGTCCAGCTCCCGTTGATCGCGTAGAGCACGCCGTCGTGGATGGCGGGCGCGGCCAGCTCGCCCGACTGGTTCATCAGGCTCGTGCTCCAGATGGGCACCAGCCGGTGGATGTTGGACTTGTTGATCTCCTCGAGCGGGCTGTAGCTCTTGCGGTCGTAGCCCATGCTGTGGATCAGCACGTCCCCGGGGGTCTGCGCGTCGTTGATCAGATCCTCGTCCGTCTGGGCCAGACCGGGGCTCGACGACACGCCCAGGAGCACCGCGAGCAACGCAGCCGTCTTCTTCATGATTCAGCCTCCAGTGAGCCGTCCGCCCTGCGCTACGCCCGCAACGGCTGGCCTGGGTATCGTCCCGGCCGCCAGGGCAACGCCGGCGCGACCCGCCGCGCACTGCTGCCGGCCATCATACGGGCTCGCGCCGGGACAATCCAGATAGGGTCGGTAGCGGGTCAGCCCTGGGGGCCCGCCTGCGCAAGCACCCATGTCTGCAGGAAGGACAGCCGGCCGTCGCGCACGCACGGCCGCATGCCCGTGGGCGGCCCGCCGCCAAGCTCATGCTCCAGAGCCCGGACGATGGTCCGCCGGGTCGATTCGGGTGTGCGCGTGAGGTCGAGCCACGGATCCAGGGGAACCTCGACGTCGCGCGCGGACCAGTCGGCGACCGGACGCCCGGCGGCGTCCAGCACGTTCCGGAGCTCGCGGGCCGTAAGGGCCCAGGCGTGCGACGGATCCCGCATTCGCTCGAAGGCGTTGTACCGCTCGGCGAGATCCATGTCGTCGGGAGAGAGCAGATCGACGATCGCCAGGGTGCCCGAGGGCCGCGCGACGCGCGCCATCTCCGTGACCTCCGCCGCCGGGTCCGCGAAGTGGTGGAGCCCGAGGCGGCACAGGACGAGGTCGAATTGCCGGTCGGCGAAAGGCAGGCGGGCGGCATCCGCCTGCACGGGTTGCAGGTTGTCCAGCCCTTCCCGCTCGGCCTCGGTCCGCAACGCGTGCAACATCGCCGGCGTCACGTCGACGGCCGCGATGGACCGGACGTGCGGGGCGGCCGCGCGACTCAGATGGCCCGTGCCGGCGGCAACGTCGAGCGTGCGCGTGCCCGGCGTGAGCGGCAGAGACTCGACCACCCAGCGCAGGAGCTCCTTGTGTCCGAGGTTCAGGCCCGCACCCCCGAATCCCGGCGCCTGCCTGGTGAACGCCGACTGCACACGCCGGATCTGGTTCGTCATCTACGATCGAAGCTACCATGACCCGCATGCCCACTTCCAAGGTCACCCCGCTGGCCGAGCTGGCCGCGCTCGTCCCCGACGGGGCATCGGTCGCCCTGGGCGGGAGCTTTCTCCACCGCGGCCCGTTCGCGTTCGTGCGCGAGCTGATCCGGCAGCGCCGGTCGGGGCTGGAGATCGTCAAGCAGTCGCCCGGCTACGACATCGACATCCTGTGCCGGGCCGGCTCGGTGACTCGGGTGCGCGCCGGCATCGTGGCCATGGAGGGCCATCTCGGCCTGGCCCCCGCCTATCGCCGAGCCGTCGAGCGGCGGGAGATCGAGCTGGAGGAGCACGCCTGCATGACCCTCACGGCCGGCCTCCGCGCCGCCGCCTACGGGGTGCCGTTCCAGCCGGTCGGGGGCGTGCACGGCTCGGATCTGCCGGCGCTGAACCGGTGGGCCTCCGTTCCGGACCCGTACGGCTCGGGCGAGCACGTGTGGGTCATCCCGGCGATCCGGCCCGACATCGCCGTCATCCACGTCAACGAGGCGAACGAGCAGGGCGACGCGCGCGTCTACGGCACGTCCCATTGGGACCGCATCCTCAGCCGCGCGGCCAGGCGCGTGTTCGTCGTGGCGGAGACGCTCGCCCCCGTCGCCTCGTTCCAGGAACGCCCCGAGCTCACGCTCATACCCGGGTTCATGGTCGAGGCGGTGGCCGTGGTCCCCCAAGGGGCATGGCCCGGCTCGTGCTGGCCGCTCTACGAAGTGGATTACCCGGCCGTCGAGACGTACATGCAGTCCGAGGGCCTGCCGGAAGCGCACCTAGCGGCGGCGCCCGAGCACGGCGAGCCCGTCCATGCCTGAACGCTGGTCCGCTTTCTCGTACCTCGTCACGAACCTCGCGCGCTTCGTCCGTCCGGACGAGGTGACGTTCAGCGGCGTGAACTCGACGCCGCCCATGCTGGCCTGCCTGCTCGCCAAGCGGGCCTACGACTTCGACTTCGTCTACCTCAACGTGGCCGGCGGCGTGCAGCCCACGCCGTCGTCGATACCCCGCTCGAGCTCTGACCCGGTGCTCGCCGAGGGCTCGACCGCGATCTTCGCCAACGAGGACTTCTACGACCTGTGCACCCGGGGCGGGATGGATCTGTGCTTTCTGGGCGCCGCCCAGGTCGACGGCCTCGGCCGCACGAACGTGTCGGCCATCGGCGACTGGCACGCACCCAAGGTACGGCTGCCGGGGGGCGGAGGCGGCGCGGTGATGCTGCCGACGGCACGTCGCGCCGTTACCTGGCGCACGGAACATTCCACACGCACGCTGGTAGAGAAGCTCGATTTCGTGACCGCGGCGGGCGGCCTGCACGGCGTAGTCACCCCGATCGCCGTATTCGAGAAGCGCGACGGCCGGCTCGCCCTGCGCTCCTGGCATCCGGAAGCCTCGCTCGAAGAGGTGCAACGACGGACCGGCTTCGCATTCGACGCTTCGGGAGCGGCGGCGACGCCGCGGCCTAGCGCGCGCGAGGTCGCCGCGCTCCATGCCCTCGACCCCGACGGGCAGTTCGAGCGCGAGGCGAGCGTGGCCGTGCGGTAGCGGTACGTCACGTCATCGACGATAGTCCCGGACAACACCGGCGCCATGGCCTCGTTCTCGTTGAGTCACCTGCTGCGCGAGCGGATCGGGCTCCATGCGCGGGCTGGACGGACGGCACTGCTCGCCCGGGAGGGCTCGGCCTCGTACGCGGAGCTGGGTGCACGAGTCGACGGCTGCGCCCGCAGGTTCCGAGGCATTCCCCGCGGCGGCCTGGTCGGTGTGCCCGCGGCGCGCTCGGTCGACTCGGTCGCGCTGTTCTTCGGCGTCATGCAGGCGGGCGCCTGCCCCTGCTTCATCGAGCCCGGCCTCACGGCGGCGGCCCTGCTGTCGCGGGCGCACGCCGTCGGCCTGCGCCGGATCGTGCTCGACGACGGGTCGGAGGCCATGGCCCGCGACCTGGAGCACGGCGGCCTGCAGGTGCACCGCGCCCCGGACCTGCTCCGCGAGTCGAGGAAGTCGGAGAGCACGGGGGCCATCCACCGATCGCTCGGCCCCGCCGACCTGGCGATGATGCAGTTCACCTCCGGCAGCACCGGACTGCCGAAGGGCGCCCTGCTCACCCACGGCAACCTGCTGCGGCACGCGGCGGGCATCATCGAGAGGACGCGGCTGACCGCGGCGGATCGTCTGCTGCACGTGATGCCGCTGCACCATACCAACGGCGTCAACAACCAGCTCATCGCACCGTTGCTGGCCGGGGCGACCGTCGTGCTGGCAGAGCGGTTCCGGGCGGAAGACGTCGAGGACCAGATCGCCGCGCACGGCGTCACCTACCTGACCGGCGTGCCGACGATGTACTCGCGGATGCTCCCGCATCTGCGCGACCAGGCGCGGCTGCGCTCGCTGAGGTTCCTCCGTTGCGGGTCGGCGCCCATCACGGTGCGCCTGCACGAGGAGGTCGAAGCCGCCTTCGGCGTGCCGCTGGTCGTGTCCTACGGGTTGTCCGAGGCCACGTGCACCTCGACGATGAACCCGGTCGGGGCGCGGCGCATCGGGACCGTCGGCACCGTCCTGCGCGGTCAGCGGGTCCGGATCTTCACGCCGGGGAGCGACGACCGGGCAGCCCCCGGCGCCGAGGGCGAAATCCGCATCGCGGGTCCCTGCCTGATGCAGGGCTATGCCGGAGAGCAGTCGGAATCGCCGATCCGCGAGGGATGGCTGCCGACGGGCGACCTGGGCCGCTTCGACGGGGACGGCTATCTATCCGTCACCGGCCGTCTCAAGGACCTGATCGTACGCGGCGGCGAGAACCTGTCGCCCCGCGCGATCGAGGACGCGCTCGCGGGTCATCCGGCTGTCGCCGCATGCTGCGTGGTCGGTGGACCGCATCCCGATCTCGGCGAAGTGCCGGTGGCGTTCGTCGTGCGGCGCGACGGCGAAACCGTGGACGCCGCCCAACTCCGCGCGCTGGTCGGCGGGCGCCTGTCGAGAACCCACACACCCGCCGCGGTCCACTTCGTCGAGTCGCTGCCCGTGAACGCGGTGGGCAAGGTCGACCGCAAGGCGTTGCAAGCCCGCAGCACGCAGGATTCAGCGGACGGCAGCGACCGTCCTTCTGATCAGTGACGTGAATGCATCGGTGAGACCGTCCGTGCGGGCCAGGACGACGCCTTCCCGGTCGACGAGCACGTAGGTGGGCAGGTCGCGAACGTACCAACGCCGCGCAAGGTCGCTCGCCGGGCCGGCGTGCCAGTTCGTCCACGGCATCGGCTCGTCCCGCCCGAGCTCGATGA
Encoded here:
- a CDS encoding PQQ-binding-like beta-propeller repeat protein, translated to MKKTAALLAVLLGVSSSPGLAQTDEDLINDAQTPGDVLIHSMGYDRKSYSPLEEINKSNIHRLVPIWSTSLMNQSGELAAPAIHDGVLYAINGSWTFAIDLETGRQIWRTPVVLEEGARRRSSFNRGGPVIYEGRLFRVTVDNHVLALDMETGEELWNQKFADGAEGYYATGAPMVANGVLISGMSGGESTTRGFLDGWDPATGEKLWRRYTIPGPGEPGHETWPADSDAYLYGGAPTWRTGSYDPELDLVYWGTGNAEPYDPATRGGLDSLYASTVLAIRPKTGEIHCYYQYTPNDVYDVDGIDEQVLAEIEVDGEMRKVMIQANKNGFLYTVDRTDCSLIAAHPYVYVNWATHVDLETGRPVLTDLYR
- a CDS encoding methyltransferase domain-containing protein — its product is MTNQIRRVQSAFTRQAPGFGGAGLNLGHKELLRWVVESLPLTPGTRTLDVAAGTGHLSRAAAPHVRSIAAVDVTPAMLHALRTEAEREGLDNLQPVQADAARLPFADRQFDLVLCRLGLHHFADPAAEVTEMARVARPSGTLAIVDLLSPDDMDLAERYNAFERMRDPSHAWALTARELRNVLDAAGRPVADWSARDVEVPLDPWLDLTRTPESTRRTIVRALEHELGGGPPTGMRPCVRDGRLSFLQTWVLAQAGPQG
- a CDS encoding CoA transferase subunit A is translated as MTRMPTSKVTPLAELAALVPDGASVALGGSFLHRGPFAFVRELIRQRRSGLEIVKQSPGYDIDILCRAGSVTRVRAGIVAMEGHLGLAPAYRRAVERREIELEEHACMTLTAGLRAAAYGVPFQPVGGVHGSDLPALNRWASVPDPYGSGEHVWVIPAIRPDIAVIHVNEANEQGDARVYGTSHWDRILSRAARRVFVVAETLAPVASFQERPELTLIPGFMVEAVAVVPQGAWPGSCWPLYEVDYPAVETYMQSEGLPEAHLAAAPEHGEPVHA
- a CDS encoding glutaconate CoA-transferase, translating into MPERWSAFSYLVTNLARFVRPDEVTFSGVNSTPPMLACLLAKRAYDFDFVYLNVAGGVQPTPSSIPRSSSDPVLAEGSTAIFANEDFYDLCTRGGMDLCFLGAAQVDGLGRTNVSAIGDWHAPKVRLPGGGGGAVMLPTARRAVTWRTEHSTRTLVEKLDFVTAAGGLHGVVTPIAVFEKRDGRLALRSWHPEASLEEVQRRTGFAFDASGAAATPRPSAREVAALHALDPDGQFEREASVAVR
- a CDS encoding acyl--CoA ligase, giving the protein MASFSLSHLLRERIGLHARAGRTALLAREGSASYAELGARVDGCARRFRGIPRGGLVGVPAARSVDSVALFFGVMQAGACPCFIEPGLTAAALLSRAHAVGLRRIVLDDGSEAMARDLEHGGLQVHRAPDLLRESRKSESTGAIHRSLGPADLAMMQFTSGSTGLPKGALLTHGNLLRHAAGIIERTRLTAADRLLHVMPLHHTNGVNNQLIAPLLAGATVVLAERFRAEDVEDQIAAHGVTYLTGVPTMYSRMLPHLRDQARLRSLRFLRCGSAPITVRLHEEVEAAFGVPLVVSYGLSEATCTSTMNPVGARRIGTVGTVLRGQRVRIFTPGSDDRAAPGAEGEIRIAGPCLMQGYAGEQSESPIREGWLPTGDLGRFDGDGYLSVTGRLKDLIVRGGENLSPRAIEDALAGHPAVAACCVVGGPHPDLGEVPVAFVVRRDGETVDAAQLRALVGGRLSRTHTPAAVHFVESLPVNAVGKVDRKALQARSTQDSADGSDRPSDQ